Sequence from the Carassius auratus strain Wakin chromosome 32, ASM336829v1, whole genome shotgun sequence genome:
TTGTGTTTTACAGGCAGGACAGGAGCTTCCCAGTTGTCCACAAGGCCACGTCTGTGATGTCACTGGCGTTGTGATATCTGTTGGTCGGCCAGAACGTGTCAGGAGGAAAGGCTCGGTACACACAGAAATATACTCAATTTGTATCTTTAGGCAGAAGACTGAGAACATTTCCCCTTGCAGATGGGCAAAGGTCAGAAATCCAGGAGTATCGTTGGCTTCAGCTGGCAGAAAGAACATCAGACAAACCAGTCATGATCAAGCTTTTCTCCACATCACAGCCTGACATTCAAAGCCTCATCTAGTCAAGTCacttgattttctttttattacagacaaaccataatatgatatatatatatataatttttttttttccagtggtgTTGGTTTTGAATATATCATCAACACATCGCTGACCCAGGTTTACTGCACAGGTAAATGACACACACTGAAACTTTATGCATCAGGCATATAATATATACTGAGggatatttttcacatttctttggACATCTTTGCCCACATATACACGTAGCTACAGTAATTGCGCTACAAGAAATTTATTGTCCACAAAGATACAATAAATATGACATATAAGATATGCTAatgaaaattaaagtttttgaaatgtttatttacgTGCTGAATTCATCACACAATGTATAAGTGAAGATTAACTTTCCAATCAGCACACAACGACAGCCAGTGTCTGCATCCCATCTCTGGTAAGATAGCTTTCACCATTTCTACAAACTAAGACCACTTGTGTTGTATTCTTGACTAAAAGTCTGAAACTTTGATTGCACTAGTTAGGTTTGAACACATCCTAAAACCTTTATCATATGCATAAAAGTAAGAAGTCTATCTACTACTTGTCTGTGTAATTTCCCAGAACAAATCGGTCTAAAATCTAatgtattagtttatttaaaacagCAGGAGTGATTACTGGGGAacataatgtaattttacatcGTCAGAAAGGTTAATACCTAACTGTATAGGCtaaattaatattgaaataaaacattaatacatgtttagtTTACTTTAATTAGAAATGTAACTGATAATTAATTCAAATTGATGATTTAGAAAATTAGAAAGGTACGTTGAATAGACTCTTAAAGTGAACTTCAGCATTCATGAACCACTTTACTAATGTGACCTATTCTCAATTGAAACCTCATAATCATTGATAATGAAAATGGCACAAGTTGGGACTTATTTCTTGTCAATCTGCATTTAACTGGATAACATGCACTTATGAATTGTTGCAGTAAGTAAATAGggtgcattttaatttaatgtggaCATTAAATATTACAGCCAGCCAAAGAATGacagcaaaaacagacaaacagcacaATTTATTTGTCATTGTGCCATCAATaacttttacagtgtaaaaaataaCTAACAATTTTACAAAAAGAGACATAAAACTGAGACAAACTGCAAAATAACCAATAAATCATCCAATCCGATTAGAAACAGAAATCAAGTCACTCTTCATTCTCTCATCTCGCcgtcttcttcctcttcttctacTCCTCTTATGTACAAAACATTATTACACCTTcagaaaaaggaaacaaaatcaTTATCATTCAAAACTAAGAATTCATTTTCTGAGTTGTAAATTGAGTTTCATATGAAAACTTTACCTGATGAGCACCTCACCAAGATGACCTGCTAACGCTCCATCCACATATTCTTCTGTGTTGGCCAGCTAGAAATAATCAGAGAAACAAAGCTCAGTTGACCCATATGGACtactgaccatgttttgcttgaATTTCGCCTCTTTGTCGCCTTCAatgtttgaaaacctggaattgcAGTTCCTTGCAGAATTATGTAGGTGCATCTCAAATAATATGAATATCATgggaaaggtttttattttttgtcatttaattaaaaaaagcaacatttcttatatttattgaacacaaactgaaatatttcaagagtttttttaatttttttaattctgatggttacgaatattccattttgagcttgatcagtttgattaattttgagtataaatactgggtatcTCTTGGGCTATTAAGAACATGCAACTACAATTATGGGAAAGATTACatacttgacagttgtccagaagacaatcatcaacatccaacacaaggagggtaagccacataAGGTCATTGCTAAAAGggctggctgtttacagagtgctgtatcaaaatatattcatagagaGTTGACTAAGGAAAAAGTTGCACAAGCAACAAGGATGACCACAACCTTGAGAAGATTGTTAGGAAAagccgattcaagaacttgggagggcttcacaaggagtggactgaagccatagtcagcgcatcaagagtcaccacactcagacgtcttcaggaaaagggctacagctgttacattcctagaaccaagccactcctgaacaagaaaaaaaatatatatatttggaaatcaaggtctggagtctggaggaagactggagaggcacagaatccaagctgcttgaagtccagtgtgaagtttctgaagtcagtgatgatttaggtgtcgtgacgtctgctggtgttggtccattttgttttatcaagtccaaagtcattgcagccatctaccaggagatttgggagcactttatgcttccatcttttgacaagctttatggagatgctgatttcattttgcagcatctatggggtattgtgaagagggaAATAAGTAatatctgacaaacaatacagaggatctgaaggccgctatcaaagcaactTGAGCTTCAATAACTCCTCAGCAGTGCCATaggctgatcacctccatgccacaccgtgcaaaaggagccccaaccaagtattgagtgcataattaaacctgctttggagatcttgaacatttctgtttttttatttatctttgagaaaatattctaaattttgagatgctgtattttttatttccctAAGTTGTAACCATCTGTTTTAACAAtcagaactaaaacaaaactcttgaaatatttaagttgcatatttgtgtgcaatgaatctcgaatataagaaagttatctttttttaaattcaattacaaaaaataaagtacttttccatgatattcaattttttttgatGCACCTGTATTCCATGCATTGGTTGTGATCCAGTGAGGAAGAATCTGTTTTGAGGTGAACGTGTAGCGGTCAGTCACCGGTCTGAATATTCACTGTTTTTTCGTGATCACAGACTCATACCCTAAGTGCTTGAATATATGATCCAAATAAGAATTTTCCCCATATATTGTCATCTGAAGTCTGCCACACTTTATTCTGCATTTCAGCATTACAagaaagcattacaataaatcatGCTACCAAAGGTAATTTAATCTAACGATcaattagctcatatcacatcaaaccctgctaattattattgttatactttattcccaaattattaattttaacaacatCCGCCTTGTTTGACTAGGAGTATAGTGTGTATTAGCATgtagatttcaatttctgtacaATCTAATCACTAATTATTGCATCATTCaaatttcatattaagaaattaaCCCAAAAGGCAAACTATTCTCCCATCAAactggttgtctttaaaatacacGTAAGGTGACAGTTTCCAACACTGGCTGGTTATGCATGCACTTGCTCAAATATTggatcatttttaaaaagttacagactgcagctttaacctaTAATATTCAATATAAACACAGATGTGAGCATAGATTTAAATTTAACTGGATATCATGCATGTTGTGACCCGCTACTTTGCTATTGATATTGTATGTAGCAGATAAAAACACCAGCATCAATGACTTACAGATTTATAAACGTGAATTATGAGACATACCTGCATGTTCATGTAGCCGTCCACGGACACCAGGTAGCCCTTGTACTCCATGCCCCACTTCAGCTTCACCATCACAGGTTTTCCCGTGAGACCGTTCAGAAAGGGCTTGGGGTTCAGCGGCAAACTCTGCAGAAAAGAGTTCAGTGTTAGATATATAAGCGGTCACATGATGCGATttaacatttttcctttctctttggagtgttacaagctcttggtgcctgaagaagatctgtaaagttgcaaagactaaagtttcgaattcaaagagatattctttataaaatttaagagtaaaccacacacccctaaaatgtctcatttttacACGCCCCCACGTCTATGTCACtctgtgggaagatttgcataacgccggccaaatgttcatgcaaagaaagaaggtgtaacttttattctctttttttttcccactGGCGCCATGTTTTAGAGtcactgtgtgtttcgttgtgaaagcaaaactacttgtTAGCCCTTCCAAAACAGGACACGTCAAACCAgtttaccaaatcgaactgaatcattcgAAATGGTTCGTGTCTCCAGTAcacactaatccacaaattacttaagttttTCGGTTTATAAACATGCCTgacatgaattaaaataatatccCATGTTATTTAGTTACCcctaacagtacattgactgaactgctaaaagagatCCGATGATCGGATGTGCACGAGCAGCTGGACTGAGTCCCGTCCTGCTGGGAGACGCATCACAGTATATTAAGTGGTGAAACATTTGTCACACGAAGTATTCacccaatcacaacgcactggacaggctggccaatcagagcacacctcgcttttcagaatgaagaGCTATGTAAAAATCgagcatttcagaaaggcgggacataagaggagaaacaatattgtacagtatgtggaaaataatgtgttttttaaaccttaaaccacataaacacattgcattaaacaaaataaaataaagctatttttagcagcatcatataacccctttaaggcttaaaaaataaaaataaaaataaatgaataaacaatatatatatataaattaaatttcatataatttgGAATCAaccttaaaatatttcaatataaattcTTACATAGAATTCCGACATAAAGCAAAATCTGAACTTTTCTATCATATTCCCAAGTAAAACTCAGTCCTCGATAgggtaaaattattaataattaataataatgcaaaaaaaaaaaaaatttatatatatatatatatatatatatatatataatattttatatatatatatatatatatatatatatatatatatatatatatatatatataaaacaattaactgTCAAGGATAAATACATCATTGCAATTAAATACAGGGTTCTTATGAatattatactatatactatacaaTTTTATTCTTATGAGAATAAGTTCCTTCCGAATATGAACTTTAGTTAACCGTTTTATGGTATTCTTGTAGGATTCCTCTAGAATTAGTTATGAAACGAACAGAGAAATACAATACACGGACCCTTAAGATTTTCTCTCAAAGAAACCAAGCGAGCTTTCTACACAGACAGCATTTGAAACACTATGTACGTTAGGTATGCAGCTGACCAGGCTGTAACAGAACAAGTGGAAACACTAATATCAGTAATTAACAGAACACTGATTACTACGTTACTGAAAACAACGTCCAATCTACGCTCCAGATGCTAATACGCAGCGCGTTATCAGTTCACTCATGAATGAAAACCACCTCGCTCTTTTTACAAAACCTCCAATATTAGGCCAAAAGTAAAAGTGTTTGTTGAACTTACCATGATTAGACTGACAAAATAGTGTTTCGGAAGAAAAAATCGTTTAATTAAATAGCATAGGCTACAGCAACACACTCGCACGCTTGCCGCCGATTGACTACGAGCGCACTTTGACCTCAGGCGGGAGAGAAGCGGGAGAGAAGCGCGCGACGCCTCACAGCGCCACATGCAGCTCTGGCGTGTAATAGCACCATGTAATCACAGTTGGCCTGGATGGGTATTCTGAAATGAAATAGAAACCTTTGggtttaaatatttttgtcttaCGTGCATTTCTTAATGcctacattacaaaaaaaaaaatgaataaataagatgCATGCAGTTAGATCTTGCACAGTAAGACTCATCCTGTCTATCTAAAGACTTGTTCTGCAGATTTTTGTATTTCCTAACCATTTATTCAAAAGAGGCCatgtttgaaatgtttacatGTCTGACAGGGTGGATTATATATATGCCAAGAGACTGTTTACTAGGTCTATCGCCTGAAAGGAGGTAGATATATATAGACcgaaaattatgacaaaatatgtgaaaatgtacattaaatacaaatgcactacatttataaaattattttatcaacAATTAAAGCACTTAATAACACactaaataagtataaataaaataaatatctagaGAAAGCTGACTATAATCAGCATGCTTCCATTTAGTGAGAAAAGCCTACTCTTCACCTGAATTAGCTAGTCTTCTTCAGTGATGCGAAGGCCACGTTCTAGTCTGTACACGCAATATCTCTATTCTGAGTGAGAGCAGAGCAtgttcataaaaataacaatgtatAATTAAAAGCACACATCCAGCTTTGTGTGAGTGAAGGAAATATGCTTGCAAGTAGTGCTCATGCATTAGATGGATTGCGGAATGTTATGAGATCTCGACATTTATGGCCATTAAGATCACACTATAGAAACCACTTAAAATTAAGTATAAAGAGGAGAAGAAATTATGCAGTCagaaatttactaaaaaaaaaacaagcctttTGCAAGACATCTGGTAGGGGGGCATCTGCCACCCCTTGCCACCACGCAGACACGCCCCAGGTTATAGGAATTTCATCATAATTTGGAACCAGTTCAAACCAGCATCATCCAATAACTTTCTGACTATCAGTAATATGTTGATCAATAAAACGGATAAACAGAATATTATGAAACATTGTCATTTATGACATCAGAATGCTGAATGAAACATTGTTTATGACAACGT
This genomic interval carries:
- the LOC113052259 gene encoding small nuclear ribonucleoprotein F, with product MSLPLNPKPFLNGLTGKPVMVKLKWGMEYKGYLVSVDGYMNMQLANTEEYVDGALAGHLGEVLIRCNNVLYIRGVEEEEEDGEMRE